Proteins encoded together in one Riemerella anatipestifer window:
- a CDS encoding TetR/AcrR family transcriptional regulator codes for MEKKNQEKRKRYSGSIRDKARTQKNLIEAVGKVLESQGYTGLKSAKNIADVAGVDKRLIWTYFNGVENLVEEYIKKNEFWKEGLSNELLNRLLTKAEDLDNEKMIFLLKSHFEKFRDDTALQKIITWEISEENEMLRKVADRREQLGEQLFSLIDEKFAKSNVDIRGVVALLLGGTYYLNLHAKANGSLFCGVDLNTEEGKNSILNAIEFIVNSSFDKLK; via the coding sequence ATGGAGAAAAAAAATCAAGAAAAAAGAAAAAGATATTCTGGATCTATTAGAGATAAAGCAAGAACTCAAAAAAACCTTATTGAAGCCGTTGGTAAAGTATTAGAAAGTCAGGGTTATACAGGTTTAAAGAGTGCTAAGAATATTGCAGATGTTGCTGGAGTTGATAAAAGACTTATATGGACTTATTTTAATGGAGTCGAAAACTTAGTAGAAGAATATATAAAAAAGAATGAATTTTGGAAAGAAGGACTTTCAAATGAATTGCTTAATAGACTTTTGACTAAGGCAGAAGATTTAGATAATGAAAAAATGATTTTTCTTTTGAAAAGCCACTTTGAGAAATTCAGAGATGATACGGCTCTACAAAAAATAATCACTTGGGAAATTAGTGAAGAAAATGAGATGTTAAGAAAGGTAGCCGACCGTAGAGAGCAGCTTGGTGAACAGCTATTTTCTTTAATAGACGAAAAATTTGCTAAATCTAATGTAGATATTAGAGGTGTTGTTGCTTTATTATTAGGAGGAACATATTATCTTAATCTACACGCTAAAGCTAATGGTAGTTTATTTTGTGGTGTTGATTTGAATACAGAGGAAGGAAAAAATTCAATCTTAAATGCTATTGAATTCATTGTAAATTCTTCTTTTGATAAATTAAAATAA
- a CDS encoding N-6 DNA methylase yields the protein MAFNKKLHLEQNIQALQVAFQLEKEKRLATDAEKEILKQYSGFGGLKFILNPANEEEDRRFWTKSDEPYFEATQKLYELIRVNASDFSDYKSMTNSLKSSVLTSFYTPPEVIQALSAVLNKHNFQYQQALDPSAGTGNFIEQLQQNDVSITAFEKDLLTGKILKHLHPSTQIKIKGFENIEERQNNSFDVISSNIPFGDISVFDLSFSRSKDLAKQQAVKNIHNYFFLKGLDVLKEGGLLAYITSQGVLNSPQNRPIREAMIKQAHLVSAIRLPNNLFTDYAGTEVGSDLIILQKDSQKQALFTEDLLFCDTIEHIEGYTINALFENNPQQIIHTTSQLDTDLYGKPSRIYIHENGVSGIARDLEEKLNLDFGNYKQRMPLYLADSFSNQPTTISEKNEKAPINTNSTPITPEPPTSISKEPISENKEATSKITNDGGVQLSLFDTLFQEPPSIPKPQNNTKSSKTNRQTKKAIQKSFPKDLFSFSYPSDNNSTKDTESVSITPISFEPTPFEGDILSHYREDALVIQNEQPGYLRNVSKDEGTATFVPLEVGHIQRKKAMAYIELRDSYFDLYNKEAKNRKLYPDERTKLNTLYNEFIGNYGALNSKNNIGFIQTDGAGNEIPYLERKVNGVYRKADIFEKPVSFSVTSVENVTPKEALIHSLNVYGKVNLPYMSRLSGESIDSMKNELKEYLYYNPIEMQYETGETWLAGNVIEKKEAVEKYLEGFPEHREVLDALEALKKVIPEPIAFEELDFNLGERWIPIEVYSHFASHLFDTEVQVSYSKTMDDFDVQCFRKNTRIYDQYAVKSESRTYDGIALLKYALINTTPNITKKIKVDDKEVTVPDMEAIQMANSKIDEIRTNFSLWLLEQSPAFKERLANEYNRIFNCFVRPNYDGSHQDFPGLDRKGLGIEDLYRSQKDAIWMIKLNGGAICDHEVGAGKTLIMCCAAQEMKRLGLAHKPMIIGLKANVHEIAETYRKAYPFAKILYPGKEDFKPDKRLRIFGDIKNNDWDCVILTHDQFKMIPQSYEIQKEILQQELDDVEENLWALEQQGKEVSNRMLKGMIKRKENLEVKLKDLEFSINQRTDAIVDFQMMGIDHLLVDESHKFKNLIFNTRHDRVAGLGNMQGSQKAMNLLFAIRTIQKRSGKDLGATFLSGTTISNSLTELYLLFKYLRPQALEKQGITCFDAWAAIYARKTIDYEFSVANNIVQKERFRYFIKVPELAQFYSEITDYRTAKDIGIDRPEKNEILYHIPPTPEQEVFIEKLMKFAQNGDATLLGRPKLSSREEKAKMLIATDYARKMSLDMRLVDSKYDDHPDNKTSHCAKKIYEYYEKYKAQKGTQFVFSDLGTYKLNEWNPYSEIKRKLVEDYGVPPEEIRFIQEAKNDKLRKKLIADTNEGKIRVLFGSTDMLGTGVNAQKRAVAVHHLDTPWRPSDLQQRDGRAIRKGNEVAKYFAGNKVDVLIYAVERTLDSYKFNLLFNKQLFIDQLKSNKLGKRTIDEGSMDEQSGMNFSEYVAILSGNTDLLEKAKIEKKITALESERQAFLRNKSSSRFKLEMLTEDKAAVENQLKRLKTDWDNFNARAKKLPNGDFVNALHLNEVSQGASLEQLGEKLTAYAKKARTKGDYEEIGNIYGFQVLVKTELTIKEGVDIRQNRFFVKGEGGIRYTHNNGKLAQDSILASMSFIKALEKIPNLIQKREEELDKIDKDLPILQQVVNSKWSKEKELSELKNELASIERRIHLSINENTMNEKSQEVSETEGENTQSLKNEVTPSSRKFKM from the coding sequence ATGGCGTTCAATAAGAAGCTACACTTAGAACAAAATATCCAAGCCTTACAAGTCGCTTTTCAGTTAGAAAAAGAAAAGCGACTGGCTACGGATGCCGAAAAAGAAATCCTAAAACAATACTCAGGTTTTGGAGGGTTAAAATTTATCCTAAATCCTGCCAATGAGGAAGAAGACCGTCGTTTTTGGACAAAGTCCGACGAACCTTACTTTGAAGCCACTCAAAAGTTGTATGAACTTATTCGTGTCAATGCTTCTGATTTTTCAGATTACAAAAGTATGACCAATAGTCTTAAAAGTTCGGTACTCACTTCATTTTATACCCCGCCAGAAGTTATCCAAGCTCTATCAGCGGTACTTAATAAACACAACTTTCAATACCAACAAGCATTAGACCCTTCTGCAGGAACAGGGAATTTTATTGAACAGTTACAACAAAATGATGTGTCTATAACCGCTTTTGAAAAAGATTTACTAACGGGGAAAATATTAAAACATTTACATCCTTCCACCCAAATAAAAATTAAGGGATTTGAAAATATAGAAGAACGACAAAATAATTCCTTTGATGTAATAAGCAGTAATATACCGTTTGGAGATATATCTGTATTTGATTTGTCTTTTTCAAGGAGTAAGGATTTGGCAAAGCAACAAGCTGTAAAAAATATCCATAATTACTTTTTTTTAAAAGGTTTGGACGTTTTAAAAGAAGGTGGCTTATTAGCCTATATCACCTCTCAGGGGGTACTGAATAGCCCCCAAAACCGCCCTATTAGAGAAGCTATGATAAAACAAGCTCATTTGGTATCAGCTATTCGATTACCCAATAATCTGTTTACGGATTACGCAGGGACGGAAGTAGGAAGTGATTTGATTATCCTACAAAAAGACTCACAGAAACAAGCACTTTTTACCGAGGATTTACTTTTTTGTGATACGATAGAGCACATTGAAGGTTATACAATCAACGCTTTATTTGAAAACAATCCACAACAGATTATTCATACAACATCACAATTAGATACTGACTTATACGGAAAACCATCAAGGATTTATATACACGAAAATGGCGTATCTGGAATAGCCCGTGACCTCGAAGAAAAATTAAACCTTGATTTTGGTAATTATAAACAACGAATGCCCTTATATCTTGCGGATTCTTTTTCAAACCAACCAACTACAATATCAGAAAAAAATGAGAAAGCTCCAATCAATACAAATTCAACTCCTATAACACCTGAGCCACCAACATCAATATCAAAAGAACCTATTTCTGAAAATAAAGAAGCAACTTCTAAAATCACAAATGATGGTGGGGTACAATTAAGTTTATTTGATACACTTTTTCAAGAGCCGCCAAGCATTCCAAAACCTCAAAACAATACAAAAAGCTCTAAGACCAACAGGCAGACGAAAAAAGCAATACAAAAAAGTTTTCCCAAAGACCTTTTTTCTTTTTCATACCCCAGTGATAACAACTCAACCAAGGATACAGAAAGTGTATCTATAACTCCTATTAGTTTTGAGCCTACACCATTTGAAGGGGATATTTTAAGTCATTATAGAGAAGATGCTTTAGTAATTCAAAATGAACAACCAGGGTATTTAAGAAATGTAAGTAAAGACGAGGGAACCGCTACTTTTGTTCCGCTTGAAGTTGGGCATATTCAGCGTAAAAAAGCAATGGCTTATATTGAACTTCGAGATAGTTATTTCGATTTATACAACAAAGAAGCCAAAAATAGAAAGCTCTATCCAGACGAAAGAACAAAGCTCAATACCTTATACAATGAATTTATAGGAAATTATGGGGCTTTGAATAGTAAAAATAATATAGGATTTATCCAAACAGATGGAGCTGGCAATGAAATTCCCTACTTAGAGCGGAAAGTCAATGGAGTTTACCGCAAAGCCGATATTTTTGAAAAACCAGTGAGCTTTTCTGTAACCTCAGTAGAAAATGTTACACCAAAAGAAGCCCTAATACACTCGTTGAATGTATATGGTAAGGTAAATTTGCCCTATATGAGTAGACTTTCTGGAGAGAGTATAGATAGTATGAAAAATGAATTAAAGGAATATCTATACTACAATCCCATAGAAATGCAGTACGAAACAGGAGAAACTTGGTTGGCAGGGAATGTAATAGAAAAGAAAGAAGCTGTTGAAAAATATTTAGAAGGATTTCCAGAACATCGAGAGGTATTAGATGCTTTAGAAGCACTTAAAAAAGTGATTCCAGAGCCTATTGCATTTGAAGAGCTGGATTTTAATCTGGGAGAGCGGTGGATTCCTATAGAGGTATATAGTCATTTTGCCTCTCATTTATTTGATACAGAGGTGCAAGTATCTTATTCCAAGACAATGGATGATTTCGATGTTCAATGTTTTAGAAAAAACACCCGTATCTATGACCAATATGCCGTAAAATCGGAAAGTAGAACTTATGATGGAATTGCATTACTCAAATATGCCCTTATCAACACCACTCCAAATATTACTAAGAAGATAAAAGTTGATGATAAAGAAGTTACGGTACCGGATATGGAAGCTATACAAATGGCAAATAGCAAAATTGATGAAATTCGTACAAACTTTTCCCTTTGGTTATTAGAACAAAGTCCAGCTTTTAAAGAACGCTTAGCAAATGAATACAATCGAATATTTAACTGTTTTGTTCGTCCGAATTATGATGGTTCGCATCAAGATTTCCCTGGTTTAGACCGTAAAGGTTTAGGCATTGAGGATTTATATAGGAGTCAAAAAGATGCTATTTGGATGATAAAGCTCAATGGAGGTGCTATTTGTGATCACGAGGTTGGTGCAGGGAAAACCTTAATTATGTGTTGTGCTGCCCAAGAAATGAAACGCTTGGGATTGGCTCATAAACCAATGATTATCGGACTTAAAGCCAATGTTCACGAAATTGCTGAAACTTACCGAAAAGCCTATCCCTTTGCAAAAATATTATATCCGGGCAAAGAAGATTTTAAACCAGATAAGCGACTACGTATTTTTGGGGATATTAAAAATAATGATTGGGATTGTGTGATTTTAACGCATGACCAATTTAAAATGATACCTCAATCTTACGAAATACAAAAAGAAATTCTTCAGCAAGAATTAGACGATGTGGAAGAAAATTTATGGGCATTGGAACAACAAGGCAAAGAAGTTTCAAATAGAATGCTAAAAGGTATGATTAAGCGGAAAGAAAATTTAGAAGTAAAGTTAAAAGATTTGGAATTTTCTATCAATCAACGAACCGATGCTATTGTTGATTTTCAAATGATGGGGATTGATCATTTGTTAGTTGATGAGAGCCATAAGTTCAAAAACCTAATATTTAACACACGGCACGACCGAGTGGCTGGATTGGGCAATATGCAAGGAAGTCAAAAGGCGATGAATTTATTATTTGCCATTCGCACCATTCAAAAAAGGTCTGGTAAGGATTTAGGGGCTACTTTTCTCTCAGGTACAACCATTTCTAACTCATTAACGGAACTCTATTTACTTTTTAAATATTTGCGTCCACAGGCTTTGGAAAAGCAAGGAATTACCTGTTTTGATGCCTGGGCGGCTATTTATGCCCGTAAAACCATCGATTACGAATTTTCAGTGGCGAATAATATTGTACAAAAAGAACGCTTCCGCTATTTTATCAAAGTTCCAGAATTAGCACAATTTTATTCGGAAATCACAGACTATCGAACGGCAAAAGATATTGGTATTGACCGCCCAGAAAAGAATGAGATTTTATACCATATTCCACCTACCCCCGAGCAAGAAGTTTTTATCGAGAAACTGATGAAATTTGCTCAAAACGGAGATGCTACTTTACTTGGAAGACCAAAACTTTCCAGTAGAGAAGAAAAAGCAAAAATGTTGATTGCTACCGACTATGCTCGAAAGATGTCATTAGATATGCGATTGGTAGATAGTAAATATGATGACCACCCTGATAATAAAACCTCCCATTGTGCCAAGAAAATCTATGAGTATTACGAAAAATACAAGGCTCAAAAGGGAACACAGTTTGTGTTTTCAGATTTAGGGACTTATAAGCTTAATGAGTGGAATCCTTATTCTGAAATCAAGCGAAAATTGGTAGAAGATTATGGCGTTCCACCAGAAGAAATTCGTTTTATTCAAGAAGCCAAAAACGATAAATTACGAAAAAAGCTCATTGCAGATACCAATGAGGGGAAAATCCGAGTGCTATTTGGTTCTACCGATATGCTGGGAACAGGTGTCAATGCTCAAAAAAGAGCAGTTGCCGTTCATCATCTTGATACGCCTTGGCGACCGAGCGACTTACAACAAAGAGATGGTCGGGCTATCCGAAAAGGGAATGAAGTGGCTAAATATTTTGCGGGCAATAAAGTAGATGTTCTCATCTATGCCGTAGAAAGAACATTGGATTCTTATAAATTTAATTTATTGTTTAACAAACAATTATTTATAGACCAGCTAAAATCCAATAAACTCGGTAAGCGAACCATTGATGAGGGCAGTATGGACGAACAATCAGGAATGAATTTTTCAGAATATGTGGCTATCCTTTCAGGAAATACAGACCTCTTAGAAAAAGCAAAAATAGAAAAGAAAATAACCGCTTTGGAGAGTGAACGCCAAGCCTTTTTACGAAATAAATCTTCCTCACGATTTAAGTTGGAAATGCTAACAGAAGACAAAGCTGCTGTCGAAAACCAATTGAAGCGTTTAAAAACCGATTGGGATAACTTCAATGCAAGAGCCAAGAAACTACCCAATGGCGATTTTGTTAATGCTTTGCATTTGAACGAAGTGTCACAAGGTGCAAGTTTGGAGCAATTAGGCGAAAAACTAACTGCCTATGCTAAAAAAGCACGAACAAAAGGCGATTATGAAGAGATTGGGAATATATATGGTTTTCAAGTTTTGGTTAAAACAGAGCTCACGATAAAAGAAGGAGTGGACATTCGTCAAAATCGTTTCTTTGTGAAAGGAGAAGGTGGCATTCGTTATACGCATAACAACGGAAAACTGGCACAGGATTCTATATTAGCCTCTATGAGCTTTATCAAGGCATTGGAAAAAATCCCCAACCTCATTCAAAAAAGAGAAGAAGAACTCGATAAAATAGATAAAGATTTACCTATACTCCAACAAGTCGTAAATAGTAAATGGAGTAAAGAAAAGGAACTCTCGGAGCTTAAAAATGAGCTGGCTTCCATTGAAAGGAGAATTCATTTGTCGATAAATGAAAATACTATGAATGAAAAATCTCAAGAGGTATCAGAAACTGAAGGAGAAAACACTCAGTCTTTAAAAAATGAAGTAACTCCATCGAGTAGAAAGTTTAAAATGTAA
- a CDS encoding DUF1896 domain-containing protein, whose translation MATQEKEISYYDLRLRELLNTSFPNLATNESFIKERSNLAAEAYEKAFDAGHTILECRAIANEALFEGLYYSPFDTVYQVVCNEFDREIPADEARAFALKVFPYCVEVFENYDLHQDFEGTKEYNELYTELTGQIQIWIEENGVQ comes from the coding sequence ATGGCAACACAAGAAAAAGAAATTTCGTATTACGATTTACGACTAAGAGAATTATTAAACACCAGCTTTCCTAATCTGGCAACTAATGAATCGTTTATCAAAGAACGAAGCAATTTAGCAGCAGAAGCCTATGAAAAAGCCTTTGATGCAGGGCATACAATATTAGAATGTCGTGCTATTGCTAATGAAGCCCTTTTTGAAGGATTGTATTATTCCCCATTTGATACAGTATATCAAGTGGTTTGTAATGAGTTTGACCGAGAAATTCCTGCCGATGAAGCCCGTGCCTTTGCACTTAAAGTGTTTCCCTATTGTGTAGAAGTATTTGAGAATTACGATTTACATCAAGATTTTGAAGGAACGAAGGAGTATAACGAGCTTTATACAGAGCTAACAGGACAAATTCAAATATGGATTGAGGAAAATGGCGTTCAATAA
- a CDS encoding nucleotidyl transferase AbiEii/AbiGii toxin family protein, with amino-acid sequence MIKNTLYYKQVQLLVRVLPLLHTEKCFALKGGTAINLFYRNLPRLSVDIDLLYLPSESREEALKNIRQALSRLSEQIKQNIAGIRVQETQKQQDNSLRLILQLNEIRIKVELSPVIRETVFPVEQKEICERAENEFGYVEMQVASLPDLYAGKLCAALDRQHPRDLFDVKLLLENEGLTTNLRKTFLVFLISHQRPMSELLQPHFKDISKVYAMEFERMTDSPITLQELEDTRVQLVQLIQKNITLEEKKFLLSFKNKTPQWDLLGLDSQVVSNLPSVKWKLFNLSKMKKDKHQIAYQKLEQILNINF; translated from the coding sequence ATGATTAAAAACACGCTCTATTATAAACAAGTACAATTATTGGTAAGAGTATTACCTTTGCTCCATACGGAAAAATGTTTTGCCTTAAAAGGAGGTACAGCCATCAATTTGTTTTATCGAAATCTTCCTCGTCTGTCAGTAGATATTGATTTGTTATACCTACCTTCTGAAAGCCGAGAGGAGGCTTTGAAAAATATTCGTCAAGCCTTATCTCGATTGAGCGAACAGATTAAACAAAATATTGCAGGGATTCGTGTTCAGGAAACGCAGAAACAGCAGGATAATTCTTTGCGATTGATTTTACAACTCAATGAAATCCGAATCAAAGTGGAATTATCTCCTGTTATAAGAGAAACTGTTTTCCCTGTGGAACAAAAAGAGATTTGCGAGCGAGCAGAAAATGAATTTGGATATGTAGAAATGCAAGTAGCTTCTTTGCCCGATTTATATGCAGGTAAATTATGTGCTGCATTAGACCGACAGCACCCAAGAGATTTATTTGATGTTAAATTACTTTTGGAAAATGAAGGACTTACAACCAACCTAAGAAAAACATTTTTGGTTTTTCTTATCAGTCATCAGCGTCCTATGTCAGAACTGTTACAGCCTCATTTTAAAGATATTTCAAAAGTATATGCTATGGAGTTTGAGCGTATGACGGATAGTCCTATCACTTTACAAGAGTTGGAAGACACTCGTGTTCAGCTAGTTCAATTGATACAAAAGAATATAACTTTAGAAGAAAAAAAGTTCTTGTTGAGTTTTAAAAATAAAACGCCACAGTGGGATTTATTGGGGTTGGACAGCCAAGTAGTTTCTAATCTGCCTTCTGTAAAATGGAAACTTTTTAATTTGTCAAAAATGAAAAAAGACAAACATCAAATAGCTTATCAGAAATTAGAACAAATCTTAAATATTAATTTTTAA
- a CDS encoding type IV toxin-antitoxin system AbiEi family antitoxin domain-containing protein has protein sequence MGLEIRNQIEKIIPEGLIVTRDWLRDTMDLGKHTLDNLVKSDYLKSIQRGIYIRGAKKSTSWQSIVFTLQNIMKSDLLVGGLTALELKGYTHYIPVSGTERIMLYGDDNVPQWCNEYVLKAKFCKNSQREIFANMDKEEMAKYTVSIPWEDTQIKAVCPEMAILQVLRKVPNEVSFEHAAELMQGMTSLSPRKLQVLLEACTHIGVKRLFLFLANHYKYVWFTRLKTENVYLGSGKRMLVEGGELDKNYLITVPKNFIK, from the coding sequence ATGGGCTTAGAAATACGAAATCAGATAGAAAAAATCATACCAGAGGGACTTATAGTAACACGAGATTGGCTACGAGATACAATGGATTTAGGAAAACATACTTTAGATAACTTAGTCAAATCTGACTATTTAAAATCTATACAGAGAGGAATCTACATACGAGGAGCCAAAAAAAGCACCTCTTGGCAAAGTATCGTTTTTACCTTGCAAAATATAATGAAAAGCGACTTACTTGTAGGTGGGCTAACCGCCTTGGAACTAAAGGGATATACGCATTATATTCCTGTGTCAGGAACAGAACGAATTATGTTATATGGTGATGATAATGTACCTCAATGGTGCAATGAGTATGTTCTTAAAGCTAAATTTTGTAAAAATTCTCAAAGAGAAATTTTTGCTAATATGGACAAAGAAGAAATGGCAAAATATACGGTTTCAATTCCTTGGGAAGATACACAAATAAAAGCAGTATGTCCAGAAATGGCGATATTACAAGTTTTACGGAAAGTGCCTAACGAAGTTTCTTTTGAACACGCCGCAGAACTAATGCAAGGTATGACTTCACTTTCACCAAGAAAGCTACAAGTTTTATTAGAAGCCTGTACACATATTGGCGTTAAGCGATTGTTTTTGTTTTTAGCAAATCACTATAAATATGTATGGTTTACAAGGTTAAAAACTGAAAATGTCTATTTAGGTTCGGGAAAACGAATGCTGGTAGAAGGTGGCGAATTAGACAAAAACTATCTAATCACTGTACCCAAAAATTTTATAAAATGA
- a CDS encoding type IA DNA topoisomerase — protein sequence MKVILAEKPSVGREIAHLLGANNKKDGYIEGNGYAVTWAFGHLVQLAMPEAYGCVGFQKEHLPILPEPFELQPRQVRKDKGYVADAGVLKQLKVIRTLFEQCDSIVVATDAGREGELIFRYIYDYLNCQKPFERLWISSLTEKAILSGFEKLRPGKQFDPLYHAAQMRSQADWLVGINATQALSIAAGSGVYSLGRVQTPTLSMVCERYLTHTQFEKKPYWQLQLVHQKGHLKFNSLSTLKTEQKEEVEEWKKSVERHPNAEVLSVEKKTVKEQPPLLYDLTALQKEANKKYSFSADETLNIAQSLYEKKYITYPRTGSKYISEDVWAEIPLLIQQLEHYETYAKYAQQLRHSSLTKRIVNDVKVTDHHGLLITDKIPTELPKKEALIYKMIAGRLLEAVSEICIKETQIITVEAGYKNYEIKGCTIQSAGWRAVNGSFSEIEKEEEIPQELPELQKGDTLKVMDSQILSKTTRPPALYTEATLLSAMESAGKDLEDENQRQLLKGTGIGTPATRATIIETLLKRNYIKRQKKSIIPTEKGLKVYEWVKDRKIADVALTGEWEASLNEIEEGQLPPENFLQAMKDYTQKITEDFLTTEIEGIASPALVCPVCKKQSVRLYKKVAKCMEEDCQWLFFRNVCGKQVNDEAIMALLENGKTTLLKGLKSKAGKSFDAYLVLQEDSSTSFEFPPRSKNKKGKGK from the coding sequence ATGAAAGTAATCCTAGCGGAAAAACCCAGTGTAGGCAGAGAAATTGCTCATTTATTAGGGGCTAATAATAAAAAAGACGGTTATATAGAAGGTAATGGTTATGCCGTTACTTGGGCATTTGGTCATTTAGTACAATTGGCAATGCCTGAAGCGTATGGTTGTGTAGGATTCCAAAAAGAACATCTTCCCATACTTCCAGAACCGTTTGAACTACAACCCCGCCAAGTGAGAAAAGATAAAGGATATGTAGCAGATGCAGGCGTATTAAAACAACTTAAAGTGATACGAACTTTATTTGAGCAATGCGATTCAATTGTAGTAGCTACCGATGCAGGAAGAGAAGGAGAGTTAATTTTCCGATACATCTATGATTACTTAAATTGTCAAAAACCTTTTGAGCGACTTTGGATTAGTTCACTCACAGAAAAAGCCATTCTTTCAGGCTTTGAAAAACTCCGTCCAGGAAAGCAATTTGACCCTTTATATCACGCTGCCCAAATGCGTAGCCAAGCCGATTGGCTGGTAGGCATCAATGCTACCCAAGCCCTGAGTATCGCCGCTGGAAGCGGTGTATACTCCCTCGGGCGGGTACAAACTCCTACTTTGTCTATGGTTTGTGAACGATACCTCACGCATACCCAATTTGAGAAAAAACCGTATTGGCAATTGCAGTTAGTGCATCAAAAAGGACACCTCAAATTTAATAGTCTTTCCACTCTGAAAACAGAACAAAAAGAAGAAGTAGAAGAATGGAAAAAATCCGTAGAACGCCATCCAAATGCTGAAGTGCTTTCCGTAGAAAAGAAAACGGTAAAAGAGCAACCGCCTTTACTCTATGATTTAACTGCACTTCAAAAAGAGGCAAATAAAAAATATAGTTTTTCGGCAGACGAAACCCTAAACATCGCTCAAAGTTTGTATGAAAAGAAATACATCACTTATCCTCGGACAGGAAGTAAATACATTTCGGAAGATGTATGGGCAGAAATTCCTTTATTGATTCAGCAATTAGAGCATTATGAGACTTATGCAAAATATGCACAACAACTCAGACACTCCTCTCTTACCAAGCGTATCGTCAATGATGTTAAAGTAACCGACCATCACGGACTGCTCATTACTGACAAAATACCGACCGAACTCCCTAAGAAAGAAGCCCTCATTTACAAAATGATTGCCGGGCGTTTATTAGAAGCGGTATCGGAAATTTGTATCAAGGAAACGCAGATAATAACTGTGGAAGCAGGTTATAAAAACTACGAAATCAAAGGTTGTACGATACAATCTGCAGGTTGGAGGGCAGTCAATGGCTCTTTTTCAGAAATAGAAAAAGAAGAGGAAATTCCGCAAGAGCTTCCCGAACTACAAAAAGGAGATACTTTAAAAGTAATGGACAGTCAAATTCTATCCAAAACCACCCGCCCTCCAGCATTATATACAGAAGCGACTTTATTGTCGGCTATGGAATCGGCAGGAAAGGATTTGGAAGACGAAAATCAACGGCAACTACTCAAAGGCACAGGTATTGGAACTCCTGCTACCCGAGCGACAATAATAGAAACTTTGCTTAAACGAAACTATATCAAACGCCAAAAGAAAAGCATAATTCCTACCGAAAAAGGGTTGAAAGTCTATGAATGGGTCAAAGACCGAAAAATCGCTGATGTGGCATTAACGGGTGAATGGGAAGCCTCTCTCAATGAAATTGAGGAAGGGCAACTCCCTCCAGAAAATTTCCTACAAGCGATGAAAGACTATACCCAAAAAATCACAGAAGATTTTTTAACGACGGAAATCGAAGGAATTGCTTCACCCGCATTGGTTTGTCCTGTTTGTAAAAAACAAAGTGTTCGTTTATACAAGAAAGTTGCTAAATGTATGGAAGAAGATTGTCAGTGGTTATTTTTCAGAAATGTTTGCGGAAAACAGGTAAATGATGAAGCGATAATGGCTTTGCTGGAAAATGGAAAAACAACGCTTTTAAAAGGATTAAAAAGTAAGGCGGGAAAAAGTTTTGATGCTTATTTGGTTCTTCAAGAAGACAGTTCTACCTCATTTGAGTTTCCGCCTCGCTCTAAAAATAAAAAAGGAAAAGGAAAATAA